DNA sequence from the Oryza brachyantha chromosome 5, ObraRS2, whole genome shotgun sequence genome:
gtcttcaacaaactcaccctcttcttcttcgacgtattcttcctctattcaaaatacgcgtatacgataaatacaaaaatgcataaaaaccaaaaatgcatgaaaatgcatgagacttatgcagtgagtgtgtgctggtctcaggtggcctctagtgaagaaatttttattttatcactttgttttacagagatatgcatttaataattaaaaagatttaaaaagggctaagttttattaagcaacatttttgtacagaagtgaagaaaattacttttacaaagttacagagcatgattttagaaaattaacagaagtggtttcacaatttttagagctattttcaatttgttatggatttaacaagctctaggagacatttagggaaaaacaaaaataaaggaaaagtttgtacaaaaagtaccaagttttatatttttctaaaatagttcacagttccacggatctaacaaaactggttccacaattttcggagttaaaatgaattttctacaaaattttgaagttctgcttattctcagcaaaaaaaaaatcatttttcaaaatttaatttcagccgggcccacatgtcagtgaatggcgttttctgaagtgaggggcgttttgcagaaaggccctcgtaagataggaaatcaacccgcactcccttgctacagtaatatgtgtctaggcagttttcggataggaccctagctttagtcgaattctccgaaggaggtccctcgtcggctcaaacaaggggcagccatgggtgagttggattttcagctcgccggcgacgatcggtggcCTGAATCGATTTgagcgcaaaagagaaaatgtagagggaGTCCTTGCGCAtccgtgagtggtggtggtgagggaaatGGTGGTCCGTAGCCCATGGAACACGAGCAACAGCGACGACATATCTAGGTAtgcccatgcatgtgcttgcaATAGCTTGTttagtgcatgcaagggcTCGGTTAGTGCAAAAGAGTTAGTGCACGAGCTGTCCCAAGGTACCagggtgctcaccaagcgaagaaaaggaggaagcGAGGTCCACGGGAGCGGTGAAgacggtggccgacggcgaggtcggtggcgcccaccacgtgttcgatagattgcttcttgggcaaaaGAGGCACGAATGAGCTCGGCGTGATACGTAGATCACGTTCCATAGGAAGAAAGCGAGAGGGACTCACCGGGGATGAAGAACGACGACGCCTAAGTTGCCGGTGCCGGGAAAGACGGCCAAGCTCCGGGCAGTCTGGGCATGGTATGCGTTTGCTCGGGCTTGGAACGCGATGTGGGGAGGATGCCCTTGCTACTGGCGCGCTGGCTTGTGAAATAAGCGAGAGTGAAGTgggggagtgagagagagaggggtggctaGTGAAATCATGGGGTTTCTTGGGCTCCCATTGGGCAtggagggcggtggaggctgtgaggagagagtgggaggctgccatgtgggtcctaggggtgtggggcccacttgccattgaaagaaatttgaaatctggcttggaggctaagtTAAGAAGAGTTGGCTGCaaaggatttttggagggTGAAAAGAAAGGGTTAAAGAGTGATCCAGCGTATGCCACTCCTCTTAGTGTTAGAAgaaagttagtagaagacttttgccgaaacaaaacttttaaaagaggtttttaaataaattttaccaagagagcaagtttgaatctactaagcagtttttcaggattttcgagagattaaaatagatcaaagagatagcaaaccttaatgaaaaattttgaaactttgagggttgatttctgacatatcaaggtatttttcagaatttttgtagaatttttggatgcacataaataccaaattaattatttttgtgaatctaggtctattattgcatgtgatgatgagatgattaagatccaaaaacaattaaaatcactcccaaccacatgatgcatttaagttaaatttagttctcgggtttacgggcttgggtatgttacaatattatttttataccaatcgactTGATATAGTTAGATCAggagttatttatgttgcatcagcTTGTGaggattacatgcaaattgatTTTAGTCGATCGTAACAAagcattcattgtttatttattccaagtaattcattggtttatttattagccttatcgattttcatgtttcctataatgaTATCATGCTCGACTGCATTGCATACTGTCTTAGTTAAATCCaatctatatatgtttggtttgatctGATTAtagggctcgtccgatcgactaagattaataagtaacttggtggattacgttggtctaatatttacttCAAATCTATTTCTaccaagtttctagccgatccaagcttctTACGGCCGATCGTTCATTCAAATCGGCTAAACGCTGTAACATCAACATACAACCGGCTGGATTATTTGTTatctatcggctcgatagtcGATCGGCTtgctttactgtttatcttgtcagttgcaggatcaaactgactggtacGCCCGTAGAGtaccttctaagaatttaggtctgCACTGAAGTTGTCTAATATTGACTCCCATGCCttcatgtgtgacacgtcattgttcacattttgacgtcaacaggtACTCAACACAGTCACACCGAAGGGAGGATATGACGCAAGTTATTCCAGGGGAAGCTATGGGGTTACTTTATATAAATCattagatgaaaaataataaagttgtAAATGGTAAATTAAGTTGTATTTCTCAACACTGTCTAGTGCTACATCACTTTGTGATAGGCCCAACCGACCTTCTAAACTAAACCAGTTCAATTAAGTCAATATTATTAAAGGTAATACTAATCATAGAGAATGTAGCAGGTTGACCATAACCACGGGCCcaactatttaaatagttttactctgatcaaaAGTGTACCGCTGTacctgtacccacaagacacaactCTATAACACATTACCGTGTGCCAACATCAGGGACGGAActagaaaaattttaagagtAGGGCTTAGTTAATATGGTCTTaaccatttttaatatttgtagaGTGATTTCACATAATTTTTAGAGGATTATGAACCTAGGACTAGGGCTCAAGCCATAGCTGCTCTAGGTCTAATATTGTCCTTGTCTAACATGCCACCAGAACTCATCAAAAAAGAATTGTGACATGACCTATTGCATAACTCTTCCTAGCCAAGCATACCATACCGTAGGTTTTGCCCCTACCCTTGACCAAGTTAGGCAGCCCCTTCTTATGTCTAGGTGAACCCAAAAGCTGCATAGGTTGTCGTAGGGTTTTATGGTGGACCATGATATATTAGCACTGAATTTCTCTCaaggtttcccgtgaaccaaTCCTTAATTGACATGGGTGCGACTATTTAAAACCGTCCAACCACGGCCCACCATTAGGGAtgttttagtttaattaacACCATGATGGCATATGTCCACTATCATCAACGATCAACGTTAAACTAAGGTAGACATTAATGGTGATATTTTCCAATGAACTAGTTGATCTACACGTACATGGCTAAAAATTTCCCAAACCAATATCTAGTCCTATTACTTCCTAGCTTAGCAATAGTCCAGGAGAATCAAATTATGGTTGAGTAATAGGCATCATCCTATattaaactataaataaaataatgcacTTTTCAAGAGAAAGCGAGACATTTATAAGTTAGGTACAATATGTTCAATGATGATGCATCACTTGCCTTTGAAATAACAGAACTCAAGCTAGGTTTATTACTGTTGTTGCACTTGCACCTTAATTTCCATATATATGTGACAGTTGCATTGTCGATTAATTAGGAATTATAAAGAACGAGGTAGTAAATTAATGGAaggaggtagtatatttttataatataaaatatgttactAAGAAATCAACGGCTAGGATATATCATGGGCTCCGACCTCTCTATAAGTAAGATGGAGTTTATTGTAAAAGAGGTCATCTAATTAAATACGACCAATATATGTGTACAGTAGTAATGTCGCATATCCtcaattaatcaatatattcCTCATTAGAGCGTACGTAGGCCTCACTCACGAGATACATCCGTTTCTGTACATGTTGCAAGATATATCTTCCTCCATGGAAGTTCGACGCACTTTAGGACGCTGTCACTGAGAGCATCGTTACGCGTTTCAAGCACAAATGCAACGATCCGCGATCACCCCCAGTTGAATGTCGCTCGATCACGCCGTCACTGAGCGTAGTTGCACAGGCCGTAGGTGCACCTCCTGCTGCACCTGTTGGAGCAGCTGCCGCAGTGGTCCCCGTCGAAGAGCAGGTCGACGCAGCGGCCGCCGCAGCAGGTCCGGCCGTGCCTGCACGCcctgccgcagccgccgcagtGGCCGCCGCTGGTGGCGGTGTCCACGCACTGGCCGCCGCAGCACGCCGCGCCGGGGCTCCCGGCCGCGAGGCACGTggcggccgccgacgccctGGAGCAGCGGTACATCGCCGGGAACGGCCGGAAGTAAGGATCTCCAGCTGCTTCCCGATGCGGCGCCTGAAGGAACCGGCTCCTGATCTGTCCCAGGCTCCTGCTTCTGCTGGTGGCCACGGCGGTGGGCGCCATGGCTgcggccgcgacggcgagcacAAGGAGGAGAAGGACTGTGGCGTCAGCCATGGTGGAGAAGATCTCAAATTAATATGTTGCAGTGGATCAGAGGTGGTATGTTTGTGTGGATCGAGCTAGAGACGAGAGGAGATGCTTATATAGAGGTGATCCAAGAAAGGAAGTCAGCGCGCGGGGGATAGCTCTGCTCGCTAAGTTGACTTTTTTTGATGGAAATGGAGCTTCGAAGCAAGCATGGCAGCGGCTTTAGTGTCCTTGTAgaaagcaaaaggaaaaaagggagGAAAGATATAAATACAGTCTATGTGGAATGCATGCGTGATCAGTAAGTTCATATAGGTTTGAATTGTCACAAATGAATTGCATATATgcattatatatgcatttgaCGTCTTGAAATTTTAAGGAGATATCGGTGTGTTCTGAAATAATGCAGATCATCTAACTAcatgaatgataaaatattaatacgatattgaaattttatttggttttgtaaAGAGAACAATTAGTGGTCAAATTTGCATTTACTAAAAGTCCATATTTTGCTTTGAAATATTGAATGGAAATCCCTTGAAGAAATTGTTGcccataatttttataatatttaaatatttaatagttGTTAGTTTATTGTCTTTCGcaagacatatatatgtatatgtatatattctgCCTGATCATAATATTGCGCTAATTAGCAGGTGATTTGCTTCCGCagaacaacaaattaattaatgctaGTTAGAGTCAACCACAAGATCTCTAAAAAAAGGTGTCAACCATAAGACAAGCGGCCAAGTTAATTGTGCCAACTTGAAGCCGACAAAAGATGGAGCTGCAGAAAAGGACGGCATGATAAAATGCAAGCAATTTAAAGATCAAAATGACGGCGATCGCGACATCCACATACTCAGTACCATAAACTGCACATGTTGTTGTTTGTAACTTAAAGGAAGGGGCAATGATACTATCATATAGAATATGATCATGAACCTACTACGTGGAACACATAGGGAGGTGGCTTCCGTTCTACACCCACAAAAGCATGCGAATATGACCTAGCTTCCTGCAACTACAAGtgtgttaaaattttgacatattcaTCGTACTTATTTCCCGAAATTCATGCGGGCAGTTGTTGGCTGATTTATAGAACATGATCAAGTCATTGAACTCgacaacctttttttttcatgagtcagcctgttgttttttttttagacaaaaggCCTGAGCCCAGCTTTTAACTAAAGCCAGAAACAAGGGACAGAGGTTTGACCGGGGTTACCGGCTTAACATCACGGGTTCAAAAGCAGAAACACAACTAGCTACCTAGCTGCAAAAGATCACCGAGACCAACTCACAGGGCGAGCAACAGGACACGCACGGGGAAACTAAAACTGAAACTATTACAAAGAGGGACAGATCCAAGACAACCGAGGTCGCTGCTTCCATTACACAACTATTTCTTCAACCAGTCCTGGACCTCGAACTTCTGAGACGCCTTACAGCCACCTGCAGTGCTGATATCCAACGCTCTAAGATCaccacctcttcctcccccaAAAGTTTCTTCCACTGTAAGAGTAAACACACAATTCGCAAAGGAATAATCAATGGAGAGGAAACGATTTGGTCGcgaaaaatcatatcatttctAACTGACCACAATTGCCAGCACCAAGCAGCAAGGAGACAGAAACTAACTCTATGAAATTTAGTTCCAATATTCCAAACAAAACAGTCATTAAACTTCTCAAACGAACTCAGGATTTTTCTTAACCCAACTGCATCCCGGCATAAACACCAAGTAAACACAGCAAGGGgacaggaaaagaaaatatgattaGAATCCTCAACCGCATTGCAAAGCTGACAAAATTCCGAGCCATTccatcacatttttttaattgcccAGCAGATTGAATCTTGTCGTGCCAAGCCAACCAGATAAAATGCTTAAGTTTCAAAGGAGTAGGAGAACTCCAAAGGTTTTGCATCTGGACATCACAAACACCTCTAAAAGTTAGCATATTATACATAGATTTAGAAGAAAACTTGCTTTTTGAGTCAAGAGCCCAAACTAAATTATCTCTTTTCCCTTCCTGGCTATTAACATCAAGGTTGTTTACCAGAACACAAAGCTCATTCCACTGCTCAGCATCTTCATGAGAGAAAGAACGCCTAAAAGTTAACAAGTTCATTCCCCCTTCAATAACCTCTCGAACTAAGATCTCTTTCTGATTACAAATCTCATATAAGTAGGGAAACAAAGTTTTTAGAGAAACATTACCTAACCAAATATCCTTCCAAAACGAAATATGACTCCCATCACCTCTAATCCATGACACACCTCTATACACCCAGGGTTTAACTTTATGTAAGCCTTGccagaagaaagaaagaccACCACCCCTGCCTGGGTTTGAAAAAACCAGAATTATTGATATATTTAGTTCTAAGAACAGTCATACACAAGCTTACATCATCTGATTCTAATTTGAGAATCCATTTGGCTAAAAGAGAAATATTCATAGCTCTAGTCTCAGTAAAACCCAAACCTCCAAAAATCTTGGCGAAAGCAATATTACTCCACTTAACCATGTGATATCTCTTCTTATCACCTAAACCTTCCCAATAAAAACGAGCTCTAATcgaatccatttttttatgaatggaCTCTGGGAGAAAATATAACCCCATGGCATAAGAAGGGATAGAGGAGAGACAAGCATTAATCAGAACAGCTCTCTCACTATTGTACATGGATCTAGGTTGCCAAGAATTAAGCCTTTTTTCCAGCTTTTGGGGGGAATTTAACTCTTTGCCATCTTTAGGTTTGGCAATTAGCCAAATACCCTTCTTAGGATTGCACTTATTATTTTGCTATTGGAGAGAGAagcttttctatttttttgccactttGTGTACTATAGGCTGCCACATGTGCATGCCAACATGGAATGGACGTGCAAAATTATCAATCTACCCCTGATTGAAATGCTATGTAAGCTCGGTTTAGTggagataaaattagaaaataaattgaaatatagAAAGTAATTGGTAAGACAActaataatatgataaaattaaataattagatgataatatgatagtgttaaaattaaataatattaaataataatatgataatgtcaaaattaaataataatatgacagtgttaaaattaaataattagatgATATTATTAGTTGTCTTACCAATTACtttctatatttaaatttattttctaatattatcTCCACTAAACCGAGCTTACATAATATTTCAATCAGGGGTAGATTGGTAATTTTGCACGTCCATTTCATCTTGGCATGTACATGTAGCAACCTATAGTACACaaagtggcaaaaaaatagaaaagctTCTCTCTCCAATGGCAAAATAATAAGTGCAATCCTAAGAAAGGTATTTAGCTAATTGCCAAATCTAAatgtggcaaaaagttaaattcccCAGCTTTTGGGGGATAAACTCTAAATCTACAACTCTCAATTTGTCAGGGCTCATAGGGAGACCTAGATATTTTAGAGGGAATGAGCCAGTATTGCAGTTAAGCATCATAGCTATTTTCTCCTCTTCAGCTAAAGAAACTCCCACAGAGAAGACCTCACTTTTatggtaatttattttcataccCGAAATCTCTTCAAAACAATAAAGAAGAAATTTGGTAGCAATAATTTCCTCCTCAACACAAGGGATGAAAATGATACTATCATCTGCATATTGTAGGTGAGTCAAGCCTCCTAGGACTAAATGAGGGAAAATACCAGAGAGAATCCCATTTTGCTTAGCCAACTCAAACATTCTGGCTAGAGCATCTCCCACCAAATTAAAAagaagaggggagagggggtCCCCTTGTCTTAGGCCTCTAGAAGTTTTAAAAAACTCAGATCTAGTAccattaatattaatataaactCTACCACCCATAACACAAGATTTAATCCAGTTAATCCACAAAGGAGGAAAAAGTTTCCTTTGAAGCAcctcaaaaagaaaatcccAGCTCACCTTATCATAAGCCTTCTCAAagtcaattttaaaaataactccTGAGAGCTTTTTATGTCTAAGTACATGCAAAACCTCATGAAGCACTACCCCTCCTTCTAAAATAAACCTCCCAGGGATAAAAGCAGTTTGAGTATGAGAAATAATATCAGCAGCAATAAGAGAGAGCCTATTAGTAACAACTTTACTAATGATTTTGAAACATTCGTTCAGCACACAAATGGGTCTGAACTGTTTAATGCTATTGGCACTATCACATTTAGGGATCAGAGAAATAACCCCAAAATTCAGTCTCTTTAAATCCAACTCCTCATGAAACAAGGGAATCAACATCTCATATAAGTCCTGCTTGAGATGATCCCAGAAAAGCTTATAAAAATGAATTGAGAAACCATCTCGGCCAGGGGCtgtgttatttttaacttGATTGATAACCCTATCCAACTCTTTCATCTCAAAAggtttcaaaattaactctctGTGATCCTGAGTTATGCATCCCTCTCCACACCAGAAGTTATCACTAAGATGAATATCAGAAATAGGTTCAGCTCTAAACAGACTTTTGTAGAAACTAACAATATGAGTATTTAATTCCCCTGGGTCTGAAATAACAATATCACCATCTGTGAGAGAATGAATATAACTCTTTCTTCTCCTACCATTTGCTTTTTTATGGAAGTAAGAAGTATTTCTATCTCTTTGGAGAAGCCATTCTTCTCCACTCCTCTTATGCCAATACAACTCTTCCATTTCATAGATATGTTCTAGGTCATTCTCTAAAATATATCTCTCATTCCATTGATCTAAAGAAATACCACCCGAATTGGCCAACATATCTAAATCTCCCATTTTATCAAGCAGCACTTGTTTAGCTCTCTTCGTATCCCCAGCACAATTGGCACCCCGGCCTTTCAAATACCTTCTAATCATACTCATCTTCTTATTCCAAAAAGTGAGAATATACTCATTATTCCTAACAGGCATTTTACCCACCACTAGCTCTTTAAAACCATCAATTACTGACCAAtaagattcaaatttaaaatacttagGAGCCCTAGCCTCATCCTCCCCAGAAGAAAACAACAAAGGAGTATGGTCACAACCAGCTCTAGTTAAAGTAGtcagagaagagagaggaaaatGACTCTCCCAAtcagaagaaacaaaaactcTATCCAGAACAACTTGGGTTGGGTTTAACTGCTTATTAGTCCAAGTGTATTTTACACCAGACCTATATAATTCTCTAAGCCcagaaacaacaacaaaatcatTAAAACAAGTCATAACTCTGGTATCAATGTTATTATTAGATTTCTCATGAGCAAAACGATACATATTGAAATCCCCTCCCATAATAATAGGTCTAGCACattgatcaataaaaatacCCAACACTTCCAGAAACAACATTTTTTCACCATAAGAAGAAGGACCATACACAttaatcaattcaaattcaaattcaaacccATCTTTCCAGCATTTAACCCCTCTACTATGAAAAAAGGGACCAATAAAACTAGAAATATTAGTGAAGAGGTCTGGATTAATTCCAGTGAGAATACCTCCAGCAGAGCCATTAGCTGGTTTAAAACTCCAATCAAAATTTCTGTTCCCAGAAATATAATTCAGCTCTCTATCAGTAAAACTCTCCTTTTTAGTTTCTTGCAAACAAACTACATCAGCCTTATACTTCCCAATCAAATCTCTAACCTGAGTCCTTCTGTTGCTATTCCCTAACCCTCTAACATTCCAAAAGATAACTTTCATGAATGTTTTCTAGATTTGTTACCACCTCTTT
Encoded proteins:
- the LOC121054422 gene encoding protein STIG1-like; the protein is MADATVLLLLVLAVAAAAMAPTAVATSRSRSLGQIRSRFLQAPHREAAGDPYFRPFPAMYRCSRASAAATCLAAGSPGAACCGGQCVDTATSGGHCGGCGRACRHGRTCCGGRCVDLLFDGDHCGSCSNRCSRRCTYGLCNYAQ